From the genome of Methanocorpusculum sp., one region includes:
- the uvrA gene encoding excinuclease ABC subunit UvrA: MKNLIVKGARQHNLQNISIELPRDKLIVITGVSGSGKSTLAFDTIYAEGHRRYVESLSAYARQFLGLMSKPDVDSIEGLSPAISIEQKTTSKNPRSTVGTVTEIYDYLRLLYARIGVPYCPVHQVKIESRTPGQIADSIQKEYPETMVTILAPIIRKKKGTYEQLIRDLHADGFARVRVDGEIFRTDDEIKLGRYIMHNIEIVIDRVDTTDRSRLTEAIESALKHAEDGLVYANAGETDSVYSARMACPVCGLSFEELQPRMFSFNSPFGACPTCNGLGFQMVFDPDLIIPDKTLSLADGAVAVYKNFLDGFRVQYLDAVAKHLGFSLMTPVNEFTKEQYDGLMYGVNEDMKFSHTSKNAEWAYHGSWEGLLPQTERLYKDTKSDYRKEELEKFMRILPCPTCHGRRLKDHVLAVKIGGQSIADVADMSIDAALEFFESLPLTQKEEEIAKLILREIKSRLNFLKSVGLGYLTLSRNSGSLSGGEAQRIRLATQIGSNLMGVLYILDEPSIGLHQRDNQKLIQTLQKLRDLGNTLIVVEHDEDTIRAADYVVDIGPGAGIHGGRVVAEGTPDMIETFPESLTGRYLSGELSIPVPEKRRPAKKFIRINGCTENNLKNIDAAIPLGTLTVITGVSGSGKSTLIYDTLYQALMKEIYSSRVTPGAYKELIFESEIDKVIVIDQSPIGRTPRSNPATYTKVFDDIRKLFAETKEAKLRGYGPGRFSFNIKGGRCEACSGDGVMKIEMNFLPDVYIECEECKGARYNEETLEVKYKGKSIADVLGMSVDEALELFENVPSISAKLQTLVDVGLGYIKLGQSSTTLSGGEAQRIKLTRELAKRATGKTVYLLDEPTTGLHFHDVKKLVGVLDSLVGKGNSVVVIEHNLDVIKSADYLIDLGPEGGNAGGEIIAQGTPEEVAKVKKSYTGQFLQRML; encoded by the coding sequence ATGAAAAACCTCATCGTGAAGGGTGCAAGACAGCACAACCTTCAGAATATTTCTATAGAACTCCCGCGTGACAAACTCATTGTCATCACGGGTGTTTCAGGCTCGGGAAAATCCACACTCGCTTTTGATACGATTTATGCGGAAGGGCACCGCAGATATGTCGAATCGCTCTCCGCCTACGCCCGTCAGTTCCTTGGACTGATGAGCAAACCCGATGTCGATTCCATCGAAGGTCTCTCCCCCGCAATATCCATCGAACAGAAAACGACGTCCAAAAATCCGCGCTCCACTGTAGGTACGGTGACGGAGATCTATGATTACCTGCGTTTACTGTATGCAAGGATCGGGGTGCCCTACTGTCCGGTCCATCAGGTAAAGATCGAGTCAAGGACCCCCGGACAGATCGCCGATTCGATCCAGAAAGAGTATCCGGAGACGATGGTCACGATCCTCGCCCCGATCATCCGGAAAAAGAAAGGGACCTACGAACAGCTGATCCGGGATCTGCATGCCGACGGATTTGCGAGGGTCCGGGTCGACGGCGAGATTTTCCGGACCGATGACGAGATCAAACTCGGCAGATACATCATGCACAACATCGAGATCGTTATCGACCGGGTCGATACGACCGACCGAAGCCGGCTGACCGAGGCGATCGAATCGGCGCTGAAGCATGCCGAGGACGGACTCGTGTATGCAAACGCCGGCGAGACGGACTCCGTCTACTCGGCACGGATGGCATGCCCGGTCTGCGGTCTCTCGTTCGAAGAGCTTCAGCCGAGAATGTTCTCCTTCAACAGTCCGTTCGGGGCATGCCCGACCTGTAACGGGCTTGGGTTCCAGATGGTCTTCGATCCCGACCTGATCATCCCGGACAAGACCCTCTCGCTTGCGGACGGCGCCGTCGCGGTGTACAAAAATTTCCTCGACGGGTTCCGTGTCCAGTATCTGGACGCCGTCGCGAAACATCTGGGCTTTTCCCTGATGACGCCGGTGAACGAGTTCACGAAAGAGCAGTATGACGGTCTGATGTACGGCGTGAACGAGGACATGAAGTTCAGCCATACCTCGAAGAATGCCGAGTGGGCATACCATGGAAGCTGGGAAGGTCTTCTGCCCCAGACCGAACGTCTGTATAAGGACACGAAGTCGGATTACCGCAAAGAGGAGCTGGAAAAGTTCATGCGGATCCTTCCCTGTCCGACCTGTCACGGCAGAAGGCTGAAGGATCACGTGCTCGCGGTCAAAATCGGCGGTCAGTCCATCGCGGACGTAGCCGATATGTCGATCGACGCAGCTCTTGAATTCTTCGAGTCGCTGCCGCTTACGCAGAAAGAGGAGGAGATCGCGAAGCTGATTCTTCGGGAGATCAAGTCCAGACTGAACTTCCTGAAGTCGGTCGGTCTCGGCTATCTGACGCTTTCCCGAAATTCCGGGAGCCTTTCCGGAGGGGAGGCCCAGCGTATTAGGCTTGCCACCCAGATCGGTTCGAATCTGATGGGGGTCTTGTATATCCTGGATGAGCCGTCGATCGGTCTCCACCAGAGGGACAACCAGAAACTTATCCAGACTTTGCAGAAGCTTCGTGATCTCGGCAACACGCTGATCGTGGTCGAACACGACGAGGACACGATCCGGGCGGCTGACTACGTAGTGGATATCGGTCCGGGCGCCGGGATCCACGGCGGCAGGGTCGTTGCCGAAGGAACGCCGGATATGATCGAGACCTTCCCTGAGTCCCTGACCGGCAGGTATCTTTCGGGCGAGCTCTCGATCCCCGTCCCAGAGAAGAGACGGCCGGCGAAGAAGTTCATCCGGATCAACGGCTGCACGGAGAACAATCTGAAAAATATCGATGCGGCGATCCCTCTTGGGACGCTGACGGTCATCACGGGAGTTTCCGGCTCGGGAAAATCCACGCTGATCTACGATACGCTGTATCAGGCTTTGATGAAGGAGATCTATTCGTCACGCGTGACGCCGGGTGCCTATAAGGAGCTGATCTTCGAGTCGGAGATCGATAAGGTGATCGTGATCGATCAGTCACCGATCGGAAGGACGCCGCGGTCGAATCCGGCGACCTACACAAAAGTGTTCGACGATATCCGGAAACTGTTTGCCGAGACGAAGGAGGCGAAGCTCCGGGGATACGGACCGGGCCGGTTTTCGTTCAACATCAAAGGCGGCCGCTGCGAGGCGTGTTCGGGTGACGGCGTGATGAAGATCGAGATGAACTTCCTGCCTGATGTGTATATCGAGTGCGAGGAGTGTAAGGGGGCCCGCTATAATGAGGAGACGCTCGAGGTGAAGTATAAGGGGAAGTCGATCGCGGATGTTCTGGGTATGAGCGTGGACGAGGCCCTTGAACTGTTCGAAAACGTGCCGTCGATCAGTGCGAAACTGCAGACTCTTGTCGATGTGGGTCTCGGGTACATCAAGCTCGGGCAGAGTTCGACAACGTTGTCCGGAGGCGAGGCCCAGCGTATCAAACTGACCCGTGAGCTTGCAAAGCGGGCGACGGGGAAGACGGTGTATCTCTTAGATGAGCCGACGACGGGTCTCCATTTCCATGATGTCAAGAAGCTTGTCGGGGTGCTGGACAGTCTGGTCGGGAAGGGGAATTCGGTCGTGGTGATCGAGCATAATCTGGATGTTATCAAGTCGGCGGATTATCTGATCGATCTTGGTCCGGAAGGCGGGAATGCCGGGGGAGAGATTATTGCCCAGGGGACGCCGGAGGAGGTAGCGAAGGTGAAGAAGAGTTATACGGGGCAGTTTTTACAGAGGATGCTGTAA
- a CDS encoding DUF116 domain-containing protein, which translates to MAATLSLAYFDSPIWNNLALILGQLLLIFIAFWLIFSILMAILIVISIHQKQMYFPRLLRPFFTIMEGTVKIVCLLLGVDGKELMEFLIRIDNEMNFSNFAKTPVEQRAIFFPQCLRARECPARLTPDGLKCVSCGRCGLGRAVPALNKAGYKTFIIPGSTFIKRMVKKYQPKAMIGVGCMMEVKEGLQMGRKISMTTIGFVTKSDGCVETTMDYEELMEVASLGLAHPVVMKSVTDDKLPGSKT; encoded by the coding sequence ATGGCTGCGACCCTCTCACTTGCATATTTCGACAGTCCGATCTGGAACAATCTTGCACTGATACTTGGTCAGCTTCTTCTGATCTTCATAGCCTTCTGGCTGATCTTTTCCATTCTGATGGCGATCTTGATCGTCATCTCGATCCATCAAAAACAGATGTACTTCCCGCGGCTTCTCCGGCCGTTCTTCACGATCATGGAAGGCACGGTCAAAATCGTCTGCCTCCTCCTCGGTGTCGACGGCAAAGAGCTGATGGAGTTTCTGATCCGGATCGACAACGAGATGAACTTCTCGAATTTTGCGAAGACCCCGGTGGAACAACGGGCCATCTTCTTTCCCCAGTGTCTTCGTGCCCGCGAATGCCCGGCGCGTCTGACCCCCGACGGGCTCAAATGTGTTTCCTGCGGACGCTGCGGACTTGGACGTGCGGTCCCTGCACTCAACAAAGCCGGATACAAGACCTTCATCATCCCGGGCTCGACCTTCATCAAAAGGATGGTAAAAAAATATCAGCCGAAGGCAATGATCGGCGTCGGATGTATGATGGAAGTCAAAGAAGGTCTCCAGATGGGACGAAAGATCTCCATGACGACGATCGGCTTCGTGACAAAATCGGACGGGTGCGTGGAGACGACCATGGACTATGAAGAACTCATGGAGGTCGCGTCCCTTGGGCTCGCCCACCCGGTGGTCATGAAATCCGTGACCGACGATAAACTCCCCGGTTCTAAAACATAA
- the mtnA gene encoding S-methyl-5-thioribose-1-phosphate isomerase, with protein MTEDKTIWWNDENSSVMLIDQTLLPTEYKVIEITEVSRLADAIRRLEVRGAPALGVAGAFGVALSATRCVSDVEFDETIASDAALLKSTRPTAVNLAWGVDKVLRSMENLPPEMARIMALFAAKNIAENDTKACMLLGHNGASLLPQIGTVLTHCNAGALACSSWGTALGVIRSAKKMGKKISVISCETRPLLQGSRLTAWELARDDIPVTTIVDSEAAFLMRQGKIDAVIVGADRITKDAVFNKIGTYMHAVCAKHHGIPFYVAAPVSTFDAEASETDITIEQRDRNEVSGFFGRTTVPENVPVINYAFDATPLALVTAIITEKGVLYPPYDFQDMK; from the coding sequence GTGACCGAGGACAAAACCATCTGGTGGAACGATGAAAACAGTTCCGTGATGCTGATCGACCAGACGCTTCTCCCGACCGAGTATAAGGTGATCGAGATCACCGAAGTATCCCGGCTCGCGGACGCGATCCGCCGGCTCGAGGTCAGAGGAGCTCCCGCTCTCGGCGTTGCCGGCGCATTTGGGGTCGCTCTCTCGGCGACACGCTGTGTCTCGGACGTCGAGTTCGACGAGACGATCGCGTCCGACGCTGCTCTCTTAAAGAGCACACGCCCGACCGCCGTGAATCTTGCATGGGGCGTGGACAAAGTTCTCCGCAGTATGGAGAACCTCCCGCCGGAAATGGCACGGATAATGGCGCTTTTCGCTGCGAAAAACATCGCTGAAAACGATACGAAAGCCTGCATGCTTCTGGGTCACAACGGCGCCTCGCTTCTCCCGCAGATCGGGACCGTTCTTACCCACTGTAATGCCGGAGCTCTCGCCTGCTCTTCATGGGGCACGGCTCTCGGGGTCATCCGCTCTGCCAAAAAAATGGGCAAGAAGATCTCGGTCATCTCCTGCGAGACCCGCCCTCTTCTTCAGGGCTCCCGGCTCACCGCCTGGGAACTTGCGAGGGACGACATCCCCGTGACAACGATCGTCGACTCCGAAGCCGCATTCCTTATGCGTCAGGGAAAAATCGACGCCGTTATCGTCGGAGCCGACCGGATCACGAAAGACGCCGTCTTCAACAAGATCGGGACCTACATGCACGCCGTCTGTGCAAAACATCACGGCATCCCGTTCTATGTCGCGGCTCCTGTCTCAACCTTTGACGCCGAGGCGTCCGAGACCGACATCACCATCGAACAGCGTGACCGAAACGAGGTCTCCGGCTTCTTTGGAAGAACGACCGTCCCGGAAAACGTTCCGGTCATCAACTACGCATTCGATGCGACGCCTCTCGCTCTCGTCACCGCGATCATAACCGAAAAAGGTGTCCTATATCCCCCGTATGATTTCCAGGACATGAAATAA
- a CDS encoding CoB--CoM heterodisulfide reductase iron-sulfur subunit A family protein, producing the protein MSNVVVIGGGVAGIQSAMDIANHNIHVYLIEREPSIGGHMAMLDKTFPTNDCSMCILSPKMAEISRHPNITILTLAEVEKIEGEVGNFTVTVTKYPRYINEKECTGCGDCITICPIEVYNKFDAGIGVRKAIYKPHAQSIPNLVVKDNLHCIECGLCYGVCGKDAVLKVTEAKVETLEINASAVVIATGYSLFDPQKKSRFGYLRYPDVITSLEFERMINAGGPTEGNIRRLSNGETPKSIVFVQCVGSRDMTIKRNICSCVCCMYALKNSMLIKEHYPDCEVSILYSDIRAYGKGYEEYYERAINAGVKIIRGLPGDVQDTGKGRLVLPVENTETREFINLEADLVILSVGMLPEPDTVRLAKSLGLGLDEHQFLSSADMKLDPAGTIRPGIYIAGAALAPKDIPDCVMSAGAAAMKASIDVIRSEQ; encoded by the coding sequence ATGAGTAATGTTGTTGTCATTGGCGGAGGGGTCGCCGGCATCCAAAGTGCCATGGACATCGCCAATCACAACATCCATGTTTATCTGATCGAGCGTGAGCCCTCGATCGGCGGCCACATGGCCATGCTCGACAAAACCTTCCCGACAAACGACTGTTCGATGTGTATCCTTTCGCCGAAGATGGCCGAGATCTCCCGGCACCCGAACATTACCATCCTCACCCTCGCCGAGGTCGAGAAGATCGAAGGAGAGGTTGGGAATTTCACCGTGACCGTCACCAAATATCCCCGATACATCAATGAAAAAGAGTGCACCGGCTGCGGAGATTGTATCACCATCTGCCCGATCGAAGTCTACAATAAATTCGATGCCGGCATCGGGGTTCGAAAAGCGATCTACAAACCCCATGCCCAGTCGATCCCGAACCTTGTCGTCAAAGACAATCTTCACTGTATTGAATGCGGCCTCTGCTACGGAGTCTGCGGCAAAGACGCCGTCCTCAAAGTCACCGAGGCAAAAGTTGAAACCCTCGAGATCAATGCATCCGCCGTCGTGATCGCGACCGGTTACTCGCTTTTTGACCCGCAGAAAAAGTCCAGATTCGGCTATCTTCGCTACCCCGACGTCATCACCTCCCTCGAGTTCGAACGGATGATCAATGCAGGCGGACCGACCGAAGGAAACATTCGCCGGCTCTCGAACGGCGAGACCCCGAAAAGCATCGTCTTTGTCCAGTGCGTAGGTTCGCGTGACATGACGATCAAAAGGAACATATGTTCCTGCGTTTGCTGCATGTATGCCCTCAAAAACTCCATGCTCATCAAAGAGCATTATCCCGACTGCGAGGTCTCAATTCTCTACTCGGACATCCGTGCCTACGGAAAAGGCTACGAGGAGTATTATGAACGTGCGATCAACGCCGGCGTCAAGATCATTCGCGGTCTGCCGGGGGATGTGCAGGACACCGGAAAAGGCCGGCTCGTTCTCCCGGTCGAGAACACCGAGACAAGGGAGTTCATCAATCTGGAAGCCGATCTCGTCATCCTCTCGGTCGGCATGCTGCCCGAACCGGACACCGTGCGTCTTGCGAAGTCGCTCGGTCTCGGCCTCGACGAACACCAGTTCCTGAGTTCAGCCGATATGAAGCTCGACCCGGCGGGAACGATCCGTCCCGGGATCTACATCGCCGGCGCCGCCCTTGCGCCGAAGGATATTCCCGACTGCGTAATGTCCGCCGGCGCCGCTGCGATGAAAGCCTCCATCGATGTCATCAGGAGCGAACAGTGA
- a CDS encoding gamma carbonic anhydrase family protein: MDFGGSIGKNTYVAPNATLKGDVTLGDNVTILFGAVLRADMEKISIGNGSNVQDNAVIHESVGYPVSIGKNVSIGHGAIIHGAVIEDNALIGMGAIVLNGAKIGKGSLIAAGALVSERKEIPPNSLVIGVPGKVVRELTPEEAAGNLKNAATYVSLGQRYLHE; the protein is encoded by the coding sequence ATGGACTTCGGCGGTTCTATCGGAAAAAACACCTATGTCGCACCCAATGCGACCCTCAAAGGCGACGTAACGCTCGGCGATAACGTCACCATCCTTTTCGGGGCGGTCCTTCGTGCAGATATGGAAAAAATATCAATCGGCAACGGCTCAAATGTCCAGGATAATGCCGTCATCCATGAAAGTGTCGGCTATCCCGTCTCGATCGGGAAAAACGTCTCGATCGGCCACGGGGCGATCATTCACGGGGCAGTGATCGAAGACAACGCACTCATCGGCATGGGAGCGATCGTTTTGAACGGTGCAAAGATCGGCAAAGGATCCCTCATCGCCGCCGGAGCTCTCGTCTCCGAGCGAAAGGAGATCCCCCCGAACTCGCTTGTCATCGGCGTTCCCGGAAAGGTCGTTCGCGAACTCACCCCCGAAGAGGCTGCCGGCAATCTGAAAAATGCGGCGACCTACGTCTCTCTTGGGCAGAGGTATCTCCATGAGTAA
- a CDS encoding ATP-dependent endonuclease — translation MYLESMQISGFRAISNLKISFNKNLNVIIGENNVGKTAVIDALRICLEYGQQSQKKLYITPDDFHHNGDGKKINKIAFDLTFCPDPEEEGVYYEYLAVDPADRKRSVQIHHRYTLETRDDEEKVRKKIWGGESEENYISENARDLINCIHVGALRNAEQDLRPVRNGLLGELFRKQITDPQKRKDIVKEIESALSNTQTLTNEIEIGKNNINDLIEQMNMTRGLANNQDVDLKLTDFDFEKLVDSIYMTLPPYEEDRFSLKRNGLGYNNIIYVATILAKLKLREPGNKNYYGLLIEEPESHLHPQLQRTFFDYVTTHSEKNLQTFVTSHSPTITSTTDLDSLIVLNRNNYGNTAFVVGNAELEPNSKKYLKKFFDVTRNQLFFAQGVILVEGISEELLIGVFADMLGEKENDKGKYDLHKNGIEIVNVNGISFGHYAPLFNSGDPEKSMNIHAAIITDDDGKPNPAAKGWAGHNLKVMIGEITFEYELYNESNHKILITVLDQISKGYSKKFEDEYISDKISKEDKAYCFKEFIAKHGGKNHKSDFAMALAIHLQENKTARDAFIIPAYIQNAIKWVTIVDNL, via the coding sequence ATGTATCTCGAAAGCATGCAGATATCCGGATTCAGAGCAATATCCAACTTAAAAATAAGCTTTAATAAAAATCTTAATGTCATAATTGGAGAGAACAACGTAGGTAAAACTGCTGTGATAGATGCTTTGAGAATATGTCTCGAGTACGGACAACAATCCCAGAAAAAACTCTATATTACACCAGATGATTTTCACCATAATGGTGATGGGAAAAAAATCAATAAAATAGCTTTTGACCTTACATTCTGCCCAGACCCAGAGGAGGAGGGTGTATATTATGAGTATCTTGCAGTTGATCCTGCTGACAGGAAGCGGTCTGTTCAAATTCATCATAGATATACCTTGGAAACCAGAGATGACGAAGAGAAAGTGAGAAAGAAAATCTGGGGAGGGGAATCGGAAGAGAATTATATTTCCGAAAACGCCAGGGACCTCATCAACTGCATACATGTTGGAGCATTACGAAATGCAGAACAGGATTTACGTCCTGTAAGGAACGGTCTCTTGGGAGAACTTTTTAGAAAACAAATCACCGATCCTCAAAAACGTAAAGATATTGTGAAAGAGATTGAAAGTGCACTTTCTAACACACAGACATTAACAAACGAGATTGAAATTGGTAAAAACAATATTAACGATTTGATTGAACAGATGAATATGACCAGAGGGTTGGCCAACAACCAGGATGTTGACCTAAAACTCACTGATTTTGATTTTGAAAAATTAGTTGATAGTATTTACATGACTCTCCCTCCATATGAAGAGGACAGATTTAGTTTAAAACGAAATGGTCTCGGATACAATAATATCATATATGTTGCAACAATTTTGGCAAAATTAAAATTAAGAGAGCCAGGAAATAAAAATTATTACGGTCTCCTTATAGAAGAACCCGAAAGCCATCTTCACCCCCAACTTCAGAGAACATTTTTTGATTATGTAACCACACACTCGGAAAAGAATCTGCAAACATTTGTGACATCGCATTCACCGACTATCACCTCAACGACAGATTTGGACTCATTAATTGTATTAAACCGAAATAATTATGGGAATACTGCCTTTGTTGTTGGAAATGCAGAATTAGAGCCGAATAGTAAGAAATATCTGAAAAAGTTTTTCGATGTAACGAGAAATCAACTATTCTTTGCACAAGGGGTTATTCTTGTAGAAGGAATCAGTGAAGAATTGTTAATCGGAGTCTTTGCGGATATGCTAGGAGAAAAGGAGAACGATAAGGGTAAATATGATCTCCACAAAAACGGAATCGAAATTGTAAATGTAAATGGGATTTCGTTTGGACATTATGCTCCATTATTTAACTCAGGCGATCCAGAAAAATCAATGAATATTCATGCTGCAATCATCACTGACGATGATGGAAAACCAAACCCAGCAGCGAAAGGGTGGGCAGGTCATAATCTGAAAGTGATGATTGGAGAGATTACATTTGAATATGAACTCTACAATGAATCCAATCATAAAATACTGATTACTGTGTTAGACCAAATTAGCAAAGGATACTCTAAGAAATTTGAAGATGAGTACATTTCTGATAAAATATCAAAGGAGGATAAAGCATATTGTTTTAAAGAATTTATTGCTAAACACGGAGGTAAAAATCATAAATCCGATTTCGCCATGGCGCTCGCAATTCATTTACAGGAAAACAAAACTGCCCGTGATGCCTTCATAATTCCAGCCTATATTCAAAACGCAATCAAATGGGTGACAATTGTTGACAATCTTTGA
- a CDS encoding ATP-dependent helicase, whose translation MTIFETLSEEQKAVVYEKEGLCAIRAGPGSGKTYCVSARFIRKLQNWTEKYSGIAVISFTNVAWKEIENNISEYFGHGVKSPHYLGTIDSFINNFIVIPFGHLIMGCSKSPKFVGAPYSSWSWTLGAGWENYKLDFAAFSLNMDDKIYPVEKNWFEFDEKFFEKQNSGHIQNLRKVKEFFWKEGYVTQADANYIAWKILTSYPEITKALVLRFPELIIDEAQDTSEIQMEILDLLINTGNLQNLMLIGDPDQSIFEWNDAKPSLFLKKFEEWSENSCILSNNRRSTQKICEFTHPLSTLEKISTSTAKRLEKMSEIEPEIIGYDNNDYKKISQKFIEECKATDFISLDSSVILCRSKNLINQISGEGESNSYNTGKEGKYFQRDLDTKLKDLVYGKYLYDNDNIFEAYRYALMAYIKDIENISVCSHQDIRNYFEKNNYTSTLTIITEILQNLPETNMNFNEWIDKAEPITKKYGMRIKYSNIKSDEIHQYSIVTTNPISKVFPLPQAQYKYDGVELSTIHKAKGKSFDAVLLILKERTVRKKKYSTMLKNMKNEDTDKREKCVREEELRNIYVAITRPKYFLKIAVPKCDLAIWKEYLMNILPDNQSSLDSFF comes from the coding sequence TTGACAATCTTTGAAACGTTATCTGAAGAGCAAAAAGCAGTTGTTTATGAAAAGGAGGGACTGTGCGCAATAAGAGCAGGTCCTGGAAGCGGAAAAACTTACTGTGTATCAGCACGTTTCATTCGTAAACTTCAGAATTGGACGGAAAAATATTCTGGAATTGCAGTAATTTCCTTTACAAACGTAGCATGGAAAGAAATTGAAAATAATATATCAGAATATTTTGGTCATGGTGTTAAATCCCCACATTATCTTGGGACAATAGATTCATTTATAAACAATTTTATCGTGATCCCATTCGGTCATTTGATTATGGGATGCTCAAAATCTCCCAAATTCGTAGGTGCTCCATATTCATCATGGAGTTGGACACTAGGAGCAGGATGGGAAAACTACAAACTAGATTTTGCTGCTTTTTCATTAAATATGGATGATAAAATATATCCAGTTGAAAAAAATTGGTTTGAATTTGATGAAAAATTTTTTGAAAAACAAAATTCTGGGCACATTCAAAATCTTAGGAAAGTCAAAGAATTTTTTTGGAAAGAGGGATATGTTACTCAGGCCGATGCAAATTATATTGCCTGGAAAATCCTGACCAGTTATCCAGAAATAACGAAAGCACTTGTATTACGTTTTCCTGAATTAATTATTGATGAAGCTCAGGACACATCAGAGATACAAATGGAAATTCTGGATTTACTTATTAATACTGGAAACCTCCAAAATCTCATGCTGATTGGAGATCCTGACCAGTCAATCTTTGAGTGGAATGATGCAAAACCTAGTCTGTTTTTAAAGAAGTTCGAAGAATGGTCAGAGAACTCCTGTATTTTGTCTAATAATAGGCGAAGTACCCAGAAAATCTGTGAATTTACGCACCCCCTCTCCACACTTGAGAAAATATCTACATCTACTGCAAAACGTCTCGAAAAGATGAGCGAAATTGAACCGGAAATTATTGGGTACGATAATAATGATTACAAAAAAATATCTCAGAAATTCATAGAAGAATGCAAAGCAACTGATTTTATCTCGCTTGATTCATCAGTCATACTTTGCCGCAGTAAAAATTTGATTAATCAAATTAGTGGTGAAGGTGAAAGTAACAGTTATAATACAGGGAAGGAAGGTAAATATTTTCAGAGAGATCTGGATACTAAATTAAAAGATCTCGTTTATGGAAAATATCTTTATGATAATGACAACATTTTCGAAGCATATCGTTATGCATTAATGGCATATATAAAAGATATTGAAAATATTTCAGTATGTTCTCATCAAGATATCAGAAATTATTTTGAAAAAAATAACTATACCTCCACATTAACTATCATAACTGAAATTCTTCAAAATTTGCCGGAAACAAACATGAATTTTAATGAATGGATTGACAAGGCAGAACCCATCACTAAAAAATATGGAATGAGGATAAAATACTCGAATATTAAATCAGATGAGATACATCAATATTCAATTGTAACTACCAATCCAATTTCAAAAGTGTTTCCCTTGCCACAAGCACAGTACAAATATGATGGGGTTGAACTGAGTACTATTCATAAAGCAAAAGGAAAATCATTTGATGCTGTGTTATTGATTTTAAAAGAAAGAACAGTTCGTAAGAAAAAATACTCAACAATGTTGAAGAATATGAAAAACGAAGATACAGATAAGAGAGAAAAATGTGTAAGAGAGGAAGAACTTAGAAATATCTACGTCGCCATAACTCGCCCTAAATATTTTTTGAAAATTGCAGTTCCAAAATGCGATTTAGCTATCTGGAAAGAATATCTTATGAATATTCTCCCTGATAATCAATCGTCGCTTGATTCGTTTTTTTAA